A part of Marinobacter psychrophilus genomic DNA contains:
- the rplK gene encoding 50S ribosomal protein L11 translates to MAKKIDAYIKLQVAAGKANPSPPVGPALGQRGVNIMEFCKAFNARTQDMEQGLPIPTVITVYSDRSFTFITKTPPAPVLLLKAAGVKSGSGRPNTDKVGKVTREQLEEIAKMKEPDLTAATMDAAIRTIAGTARSMGLTVEGL, encoded by the coding sequence ATGGCAAAGAAAATTGATGCCTATATCAAGCTACAGGTTGCTGCCGGCAAGGCCAATCCAAGCCCTCCCGTTGGCCCGGCTCTGGGTCAGCGCGGCGTAAATATCATGGAATTCTGCAAGGCGTTTAACGCCAGGACGCAGGATATGGAACAGGGTCTTCCTATTCCTACCGTGATTACTGTATACAGCGATCGCAGCTTTACGTTCATCACTAAAACTCCGCCCGCGCCGGTACTGCTGCTCAAAGCGGCAGGCGTGAAAAGCGGTTCTGGTCGCCCGAACACCGATAAAGTTGGCAAAGTAACTCGCGAACAGCTTGAAGAAATCGCGAAAATGAAAGAGCCGGACCTGACAGCCGCCACTATGGATGCTGCGATTCGGACCATTGCAGGTACAGCCCGCAGTATGGGCCTGACCGTGGAGGGCCTGTAA
- a CDS encoding biotin--[acetyl-CoA-carboxylase] ligase, whose translation MKAKVLITRLNDGKIHSGQSLATEFGVSRTAIWKIIQRALKEGFNIRTVRGHGYQLASPVDFLDQEIIVKNVESVSSRPLALSVVDEIDSTNAEVMRLLARGECVTPVVTAETQTAGRGRRGQPWCSPAGENIYLSMGLSLSGGFSAVDGLSLVLGVAVADALEYLGAAPVGLKWPNDIFIDGAKVGGILVELQGELQDGVVHAIVGLGLNVHMTAAPAIEQAWTSLALARPQLTWSRNALVSTLITSIADASDKFQSVGFAGFRSSWQSRDVFFSRHIMARDGELQGVGQGIDHSGNYVLRTIEGDVAVRSGEISLRFAS comes from the coding sequence ATGAAAGCCAAGGTATTGATAACTCGTTTGAATGACGGCAAGATCCATTCCGGGCAGTCATTAGCCACCGAATTCGGCGTTAGTCGCACTGCAATATGGAAAATAATACAGCGAGCGTTGAAGGAGGGTTTTAACATACGAACCGTGCGTGGCCATGGCTATCAGTTAGCAAGCCCTGTGGATTTTCTGGATCAGGAAATCATCGTGAAAAACGTCGAGTCTGTTAGCTCGCGACCGCTGGCGTTAAGCGTGGTCGATGAAATTGACTCAACAAACGCAGAAGTGATGCGCTTGCTGGCCAGAGGTGAGTGTGTAACGCCTGTTGTCACTGCCGAAACCCAGACCGCCGGCCGTGGTCGTCGCGGTCAGCCCTGGTGTAGTCCGGCGGGCGAGAATATCTATCTGAGCATGGGTTTGTCGTTGTCCGGCGGGTTTTCTGCGGTGGATGGTCTCAGTCTGGTACTGGGCGTGGCAGTGGCAGATGCACTGGAGTACCTTGGAGCTGCGCCAGTAGGGTTAAAGTGGCCTAACGACATCTTCATTGACGGAGCCAAGGTTGGCGGTATTCTTGTTGAGCTTCAGGGTGAGCTACAGGATGGCGTTGTACACGCTATTGTGGGTCTTGGTTTGAATGTACACATGACCGCAGCGCCTGCTATTGAGCAGGCCTGGACCAGTCTCGCGCTTGCGCGACCGCAATTGACTTGGAGCCGTAATGCACTCGTAAGTACGCTGATCACGAGTATTGCAGATGCTAGTGATAAATTCCAAAGTGTCGGCTTTGCTGGTTTTCGAAGTTCCTGGCAGTCTCGAGATGTATTCTTTAGTCGTCACATCATGGCCCGTGATGGCGAACTACAAGGCGTTGGGCAGGGCATCGATCACAGTGGTAACTATGTTCTACGTACAATTGAAGGCGATGTCGCTGTACGTTCCGGTGAAATTAGCTTGCGATTCGCCTCGTGA
- the tuf gene encoding elongation factor Tu yields the protein MSKSKFERKKPHLNVGTIGHVDHGKTTLTAALTRVCHDVWGTGTASAFDQIDNAPEERARGITIATSHVEYDSPNRHYAHVDCPGHADYVKNMITGAAQMDGAILVCSAADGPMPQTREHILLSRQVGVPYIVVFLNKADMVDDEELLELVEMEVRDLLEMYDFPADDTPIITGSALMALEGRDDNEMGTTAVRKLVEALDSYIPEPERAINLPFLMPIEDVFSISGRGTVVTGRIERGIVKIGEEVEIVGLKDTVKTVCTGVEMFRKLLDEGRAGENVGVLLRGTKRDDVERGQVLCKPGSMKPHTKFECEVYVLSKNEGGRHTPFFKGYRPQFYFRTTDVTGACELPEGVEMVMPGDNVKMEVTLIAPIAMEDGLRFAIREGGRTVGAGVVAKILE from the coding sequence ATGTCTAAATCTAAATTCGAACGTAAGAAGCCACACTTGAACGTGGGCACCATTGGTCACGTTGACCATGGTAAGACCACCCTGACAGCTGCCCTGACTCGTGTGTGCCACGATGTATGGGGAACGGGCACCGCAAGTGCCTTTGACCAGATCGACAATGCTCCTGAAGAGCGTGCGCGTGGTATTACCATTGCTACGTCTCACGTTGAGTACGATTCCCCGAACCGTCACTACGCACACGTAGATTGCCCGGGCCACGCTGACTATGTGAAAAACATGATCACCGGTGCGGCGCAGATGGACGGTGCTATCCTGGTTTGTTCCGCCGCTGACGGCCCTATGCCGCAGACCCGCGAGCACATCCTGCTGTCACGTCAGGTAGGCGTTCCTTACATTGTTGTGTTCCTGAACAAAGCGGACATGGTTGACGATGAAGAGCTGCTTGAGCTGGTAGAAATGGAAGTTCGCGATCTGCTGGAAATGTACGACTTCCCGGCTGACGACACTCCGATCATCACCGGTTCTGCGTTGATGGCTCTGGAAGGTCGCGATGACAACGAAATGGGCACTACCGCTGTTCGTAAGCTGGTAGAAGCGCTGGATTCGTACATCCCTGAGCCTGAGCGTGCGATTAATCTGCCGTTCCTGATGCCTATTGAAGACGTATTCTCTATCTCTGGCCGTGGTACAGTTGTAACCGGTCGTATAGAGCGCGGTATCGTCAAGATTGGTGAAGAAGTAGAAATCGTTGGTCTTAAAGACACGGTCAAAACGGTTTGCACCGGCGTTGAAATGTTCCGTAAGCTGCTGGACGAAGGTCGTGCAGGCGAGAACGTTGGTGTACTGTTGCGCGGCACCAAGCGTGACGACGTTGAGCGTGGTCAGGTTCTGTGTAAGCCAGGCAGCATGAAGCCGCACACAAAGTTTGAGTGCGAAGTGTATGTACTGAGCAAAAACGAAGGCGGCCGTCATACGCCGTTCTTCAAGGGCTATCGCCCACAGTTCTACTTCCGTACCACCGACGTAACCGGTGCTTGTGAATTGCCAGAAGGCGTAGAAATGGTTATGCCAGGTGATAACGTGAAGATGGAAGTGACTTTGATTGCTCCGATCGCCATGGAAGATGGTCTGCGCTTCGCGATTCGCGAAGGCGGGCGTACGGTAGGCGCCGGTGTTGTCGCCAAGATTCTCGAGTAA
- the nusG gene encoding transcription termination/antitermination protein NusG, giving the protein MAKRWYVVHAYSGFEKHVMRTLKERIALNGLEEQFGEILVPTEEVVEMRDGKKRKSERKFYPGYVLVQMELEDATWHLVKNTPRVLGFIGGTKEKPAPITEKEADAILRRLESGADKPKPKTLFEPGEVVRVVEGPFADFNGVVEEVDYDKSRVKVAVLIFGRSTPVELEFGQVEKD; this is encoded by the coding sequence ATGGCTAAGCGCTGGTACGTGGTACATGCGTATTCTGGCTTCGAAAAGCATGTAATGCGCACCCTGAAGGAGCGCATTGCTCTTAACGGACTGGAAGAGCAGTTTGGCGAGATCCTGGTTCCGACCGAGGAAGTCGTCGAAATGCGTGACGGCAAGAAGCGCAAAAGCGAACGCAAATTCTATCCCGGATACGTATTGGTCCAGATGGAACTTGAAGACGCAACATGGCATCTTGTGAAGAATACGCCGCGTGTTCTTGGATTTATTGGCGGTACGAAAGAAAAGCCGGCACCTATTACGGAAAAAGAAGCCGACGCGATTTTACGTCGTCTTGAAAGCGGTGCTGATAAGCCCAAGCCGAAAACTCTGTTTGAGCCAGGCGAAGTTGTTCGTGTTGTTGAAGGTCCTTTTGCGGATTTCAACGGCGTTGTTGAGGAAGTTGATTACGACAAGAGTCGTGTCAAGGTTGCTGTATTAATCTTTGGCCGATCCACTCCGGTTGAACTGGAGTTTGGTCAGGTAGAAAAAGACTGA
- the secE gene encoding preprotein translocase subunit SecE, translating into MESRSVQSSSRLDVVKWLVVFLLVTVGVVGNQYFAAESLLYRVIALVVLAAIAAFVAVQTSRGGRFAALLKEARVEIRKVVWPTRPELIQTTAIVIVFVLVVALMLWIMDSLISLLVAGFIG; encoded by the coding sequence ATGGAGTCAAGATCTGTTCAGTCAAGCAGCCGCTTAGATGTTGTAAAGTGGCTTGTAGTGTTTTTGCTGGTCACGGTTGGCGTGGTTGGTAATCAGTATTTTGCTGCTGAGTCTTTGCTCTATCGCGTGATTGCATTAGTGGTATTAGCTGCCATCGCTGCTTTTGTCGCAGTGCAAACGTCACGCGGTGGCCGCTTTGCGGCGCTTTTGAAAGAGGCGCGTGTTGAAATCCGCAAAGTGGTTTGGCCCACAAGGCCGGAACTCATACAGACAACAGCCATCGTGATTGTGTTTGTTTTAGTTGTCGCTTTGATGTTGTGGATAATGGACTCGCTAATCAGTTTGTTGGTCGCCGGATTTATCGGTTAA
- a CDS encoding type III pantothenate kinase encodes MILLIDSGNTRLKWRLERQKSAEVLVQGVGLLTDADPLQTLCLPKGSRVMSVAVSTVASELRQHNLVAALKSRFTAPVTCYWSERERDGLVNGYQQPAKMGADRWHGMYAAWQKCRQGFAVVDAGSAVTVDYVAADGHHLGGYILPGLQMMLRSLSNDAARIDFKSELSLESRPGLSTNECVNHGLAWLSATFSDRVLADIQSYGLCDLVLTGGDALRLQRLGLQGEIEPELVLDGLAKVHRERFYG; translated from the coding sequence GTGATACTGCTTATTGATTCCGGCAATACTCGCCTGAAATGGCGGCTTGAGCGTCAGAAAAGTGCCGAGGTGTTAGTACAGGGCGTTGGTCTTTTAACCGACGCAGATCCATTGCAGACGCTGTGCTTGCCCAAAGGTTCGCGGGTAATGTCTGTGGCAGTCTCAACCGTTGCCTCTGAGCTGCGCCAGCACAACCTCGTAGCGGCTCTAAAATCGCGGTTTACTGCCCCGGTGACCTGTTACTGGTCCGAGCGTGAGCGCGATGGGTTGGTTAATGGTTATCAGCAACCAGCAAAGATGGGTGCTGACCGTTGGCATGGTATGTACGCCGCCTGGCAGAAGTGTCGGCAAGGCTTTGCGGTCGTCGACGCGGGTAGCGCGGTGACTGTCGATTATGTAGCTGCAGACGGCCATCATTTAGGTGGTTACATACTTCCCGGCTTGCAAATGATGTTGCGTAGCTTGAGCAACGATGCCGCGCGTATTGATTTTAAGTCAGAGCTCAGCCTAGAAAGCCGGCCGGGGCTGTCGACCAACGAGTGCGTCAATCACGGGTTGGCCTGGTTAAGCGCTACCTTTTCAGATCGGGTGTTAGCAGACATACAGAGTTATGGCCTGTGCGATCTGGTGCTGACCGGCGGCGATGCGTTAAGACTCCAGCGCCTGGGTTTGCAAGGGGAGATAGAACCGGAACTGGTGCTTGATGGCCTGGCGAAAGTCCATCGCGAGCGGTTTTACGGTTAG